Proteins encoded by one window of Lathyrus oleraceus cultivar Zhongwan6 chromosome 1, CAAS_Psat_ZW6_1.0, whole genome shotgun sequence:
- the LOC127134422 gene encoding cytochrome P450 714A1: protein MELEYQWLKKLWWTVGLIVISSVIVLVEKVFLKPRRIRTMLEKQGIKGPKPSFPFGNVTEMQQIRPQPSASGDSTEDWVNSLFPYFQTWKQQYGSLFTYSTGIKQHLYIESGKVIRDLSVHMSPDLGRVEYLNKALLPMLGDGILRANGKSWIFQRNLIITELFMSKVKTMLGHMEGSTLEIVQKWERLIDESKDKVVEIVIENDLKVLSENIISKACFGSDYTQGKYIFEKLAGMQNKLSKTSTLLGYLNLSFLPSKESREIWKLKKEVDVLIMNIINAREKQNQENNNGERQNDLLQKIIEGVAKEKLLNVSGQGTLKRGHDMNQLIIDICKSIYFAGSESTALSVVWALYLLAVYPEWQKRIRDEISEVFGDDSPPSFTDMSKLQKMKTLTTVVLESMRLYGPAVTNSRETFADLKIGDLVLPKGLYLWMFVPSLHRDVDNWGPDALEFKPERFANGVSGACKYTQAYLPFGYGSRFCLGQNFTLTEIKIVIGLMVHNFDLKLSPNYVHCPASNLLLVPKYGMKLLVSKRNAGK, encoded by the exons ATGGAATTGGAATATCAGTGGCTGAAAAAGCTATGGTGGACAGTAGGGTTGATAGTGATAAGCAGTGTTATAGTATTGGTGGAGAAAGTGTTCTTGAAGCCAAGAAGGATTAGAACCATGCTTGAAAAACAAGGTATCAAAGGACCAAAGCCTTCTTTTCCATTCGGCAATGTTACTGAGATGCAACAGATTCGTCCTCAACCTTCTGCATCTGGTGATTCCACTGAAGATTGGGTTAATTCTTTGTTTCCATATTTTCAGACATGGAAACAACAATATG GCTCATTGTTTACCTACTCCACTGGAATCAAGCAACATTTGTATATTGAGAGTGGTAAAGTGATCAGAGATTTGAGTGTGCATATGTCCCCTGATCTTGGTAGGGTTGAGTATCTAAACAAAGCATTATTGCCAATGCTTGGAGATGGTATTCTTAGAGCCAATGGAAAATCATGGATCTTCCAAAGAAATCTTATTATTACTGAATTATTCATGAGCAAAGTTAAG ACTATGCTAGGTCACATGGAAGGTTCTACGCTAGAAATTGTTCAAAAATGGGAAAGGCTAATAGATGAAAGTAAAGACAAGGTTGTAGAAATAGTGATTGAAAATGACCTCAAGGTTCTTTCAGAGAATATTATATCCAAAGCATGTTTTGGCAGTGATTATACACaaggaaaatatatttttgaaaaattagCAGGGATGCAAAACAAGCTTTCAAAGACTAGTACTCTTTTGGGATATCTAAACCTAAG TTTTCTCCCTTCTAAGGAAAGCAGAGAGATATGGAAGCTGAAGAAAGAGGTTGATGTGTTGATAATGAATATCATAAATGCTCGCGAAAAGCAAAACCAAGAGAACAACAATGGTGAGAGACAAAATGATCTGTTACAGAAAATTATAGAAGGTGTTGCTAAGGAGAAACTCTTGAATGTTAGCGGACAAGGAACTTTGAAACGTGGCCATGACATGAACCAGTTGATTATAGATATCTGCAAAAGTATCTACTTTGCTGGCTCTGAATCAACTGCTCTTTCAGTTGTTTGGGCTTTGTATCTCCTTGCAGTTTATCCTGAATGGCAAAAACGTATTCGAGATGAGATTTCGGAAGTCTTTGGTGATGATTCGCCTCCTTCATTTACCGACATGAGCAAACTTCAAAAGATGAAAACG CTAACAACTGTGGTTCTAGAGAGTATGCGTTTGTACGGGCCTGCAGTGACGAACTCGAGGGAGACTTTTGCTGATTTGAAGATAGGAGATTTAGTGCTGCCTAAAGGATTGTACCTTTGGATGTTTGTTCCATCGCTGCACCGCGACGTTGATAATTGGGGACCCGATGCACTTGAATTCAAGCCAGAAAGATTTGCTAATGGTGTTTCAGGAGCTTGTAAGTATACACAAGCTTACCTGCCATTCGGATATGGGAGTCGGTTCTGCTTAGGCCAAAACTTCACCCTGACGGAGATTAAGATCGTGATTGGGCTTATGGTCCACAATTTCGACCTTAAACTTTCGCCTAATTATGTCCATTGCCCTGCGTCGAATTTGTTGTTGGTGCCAAAGTATGGTATGAAGCTTCTTGTTAGCAAGCGTAATGCTGGAAAATGA